The Haloplanus sp. GDY1 genomic sequence GCGAACGTCGTGGGCGGGGGGGACGGCCCGCAGTTCCAGCTTCCGGACCTCGCCGAGTCGGTGGATCGGGAGACGCTGAGCACGCTCCGGTTCGACCTCCGCCCGACCACACGGGACGACGCGGCCACCTACGATCCGATCCCGGACGTGCGCGACCGGTCGCTCGACGAGGCACGGGAAGCCGTCCGGCGCGCGGGCTTCACCGTCGGCGAGGTGACGACCGAACCCGGCGACGCCGACGACGTGGTGATCGACCAGTTCCCCTCGCCCCGATCCGTCGCGGAACCGGGTACGGCGGTCGACCTCACCGTCTCCGAGCGTCGCGAAATCGACGTGCCGGCGGTGATCGGGAACGACCTGGACGACGCGGTGGCGGCGCTCTCGGCGGCCGGCCTCTCGGTCGGGGAAGTCGACGCCGAGACGCGCGACGAGCCGGCGGACGCCGTGGTCGGACAGACGCCGGCGGCGGGCGAGTCGGTCCCCGCCGGGACGGCGGTCGATCTGACCGTCTCGGTCGGTCCGGCGTCGGACTCGGACACGGACGCCGGATCGGCGGACGGACGCGACGAGGAAGGGGGCGGGGCCGGGCCGGACCTGCAGGCCGTCGACGGCATCGGCCCGACCTACGCCGACCGCCTCCGCGCGGCGGGCGTCACGGACCTGCCGACGCTCCTCGACCGCGACCCCGACGAGGTGGCCGAGATCACCCGTGCCTCGACGAATCGCGTCGAGACCTGGTTCGACCACGCGAAGCGGCTGCTGGAGGGCGAGTGACCGACACGCACCTGATCGCCTTCGCCCCGTCGAGCGACGAGACGGCGATCCAGCGGGTGCTCGGTCGCGTCGTCGGCGCCGGCGGCGAACTGGTCGTCGTCGCCGGCGGCGGGGTGATCGTCCGCGCGCCCGAGGCCGTCGCGGCGGCCGTCGACGACGACCCGGCGGTGCGTCACGTCGGCGGCGTGACGCTCCCGGACCGGGCGCCGGTGCGGATCCGCCGTCCGGCCGCGGACCCGCCCGCAGAGTGACCGGTCACGCCGCCGCCGGGCGACGTGTGGTCCCCGTTCACACCCGTCACGTCGGTCGATTTCGCCCCGCGAAAGTTTTAGGCGGGTGCTCGGCGTACGAATCGGCGATGAAACGCGGCCCCGAGTTGATAATCACGGAGAAGGACAACGCCGCCCGCCGCATCGCGGACATCCTGAGCGGCGGGTCCGCGGAGGCCGAGCGGATGAACGGCGTCAACGTCTACGAGTGGGGCGGCAAGCGCTGCATCGGGCTGTCGGGTCACGTCGTCGGCGTCGACTTCCCCCCGGAGTACAGCGACTGGCGCGACGTGGAACCGGTCGAACTCGTGACCGCGGAGGTCGAGAAGCGGCCGACACAGGAGAACATCGTCGCCGCGCTCCGACGGCTGGCACGGGACGCCTCGCGGATCCACATCGCCACCGACTACGACCGCGAGGGGGAACTCATCGGCAAGGAGGCGTACGAACTCGTCCGCGAGGTCAACGAGGAGGCGCCCGTCGACCGGGTGCGCTTCTCCTCCATCACCGACCGCGAGGTGACCGAGGCGTTCGCCGACCCCGACGACCTGGATTTCGACCTGGCGGCCGCGGGCGAGGCCCGGCAGATCATCGACCTGATGTGGGGCGCCTCGCTCACGCGCTTTCTCTCCCTCTCGGCTCGACAGCTCGGCGACGACTTCATCTCCGTCGGCCGGGTGCAGGGGCCGACGCTGAAGCTGATCGTCGACCGCGAGCGGGAGATCGACGCCTTCGACCCCGAGGACTACTGGGAACTGTTCGCCGACCTCGCGAAGGACTCGGAGACCTTCGAGGCGCAGTACTTCTACCTCGATTCGGACGACACGGAGGCCGAACGCGTCTGGGAGGAGGACCGCGCGGAGGCCGTCGACGCGGTCCTGTCGGCGGCCGAGACGGCGACGGTCGAGGAGGTCCGCCGTCGCACCCGCACCGACGAGCCGCCGGCGCCGTTCAACACGACGCAGTTCATCCGCGCCGCGAGCGGGATCGGCTACTCCGCCCAGCGGGCCATGAGCATCGCCGAGGACCTCTACACTGCGGGCTACATCACGTACCCCCGGACGGACAACACGGTCTACCCCGAGGACCTCGACCCGCGGGAGTTGCTGGACGCGCTCTCCGCGGGCTCCCGGTTCGGCGACGACGCCGCGTCCCTCCTCGACGCCGACGACATCGAGCCGACCGCGGGCGACGAGGAGACGACCGACCACCCGCCGATCCACCCGACCGACGAACTCCCCTCGCCCTCCGATCTCTCCGAAGACGAGTGGGAGGTGTACGAACTCGTCGTGCGACACTTCCTCGCCACCGTCGCCGAGGCGGCGACCTGGGAGCACCTGCGCGTCGTCGCGGGCATCGCGGGCGGGAGCGAGACCCTCTCCCTGAAGGCGAACGGCAAGCGCCTGGTCGATCCGGGGTACCACGCCGTCTACCCCTACCGGTCGACGAGCGAGAACTACGTCCCCGACGTGAGCGAGGGCGAGGAACTCGCGGTGAAAGAGACGCGCCTCGAGGCCAAGCAGACCCAGCCGCCGCGCCGGTACGGCCAGTCCCGCCTCATCGAGACGATGGAGGACATGGGCATCGGGACGAAGGCGACGCGCCACGACGTGATTCAGAAGCTGTACGACCGGGGGTACATCGAGGGCGACCCGCCGCGTCCCACCCGGCTGGCTCGGGGCGTCGTCGAGGCGTCCGAGGAGTTCGCGGACCTCATCGTCAGCGAAGAGATGACGGCGCAACTGGAGGCGGACATGCAGGCCATCGCCCGGGGCGAGGCCACGCTGGACGAGGTGACCGACGAGTCACGCGAGATACTCGCGGAAGTGTTCGACCGGCTCACCGACTCCCGGGAGGCGCTCGGCGACCACCTGCGCGAGTCGCTGAAGGCCGACAAGACCGTCGGGCCGTGTCCGGAGTGCGGCGCCGACCTCGTGATCCGACGCAGCCGCGGGGGATCCTACTTCGTCGGCTGTGACGGCTACCCCGACTGCGAGTTCACCCTCCCGCTGCCCTCGACGGGCAAGCCGATCCTGCTCGACGAGGTGTGTGGGGAACACGGCCTGCACGACGTGAAGATGCTGGCCGGCCGCAAGACGTTCGTCCACGGGTGTCCGCTCTGTGCGGCCGAGGCGGCCGACGAGGAACCCGACCTGATCGTCGGGCCGTGTCCCGAGTGTGGCGACGACGAGGGGGGCGAACTCGCCGTCAAGCGCCTCCGCTCGGGCGGCCGGCTGGTCGGCTGTACGCGCTACCCCGACTGCGAGTACTCCCTCCCGATGCCCCGCCGTGGCGCGGCGGAACTCACCGACGACGTCTGTGACGAACACGACCTGCCGGGGCTTCGGATCACCTACGAGGACTCGGATCGCGAGCCCTGGGAGCTGGGCTGTCCGATCTGTAACTACCGCGAGTATCAGGCCCGACAGGAGGGGACGGAACTGGAGACCATCGACGGCATCGGCGAGAAGACGGCGGAGAAACTGAAAGCCGCCGGCGTCGAGGACGTGTCGGGACTGAAGGCCGCCGAACCGGACGCGCTGGCGAACGAGATCGACGGCGTCGGCGAGGACACGGTGCGGGACTGGCAGGCCGACGCGGACTGATACCGTCAGCCCGTCCCTCGGTCGCCACGACGCCCCGAGAACGGCCGGTACCGACGGACGACGGGTCGGACGGGCGGGACGAGTCGGACCCTTTTTATCGGTTCCGCGGAGTAGACATCCCCAATGAACACGCCGTGGGACGAGTGGGACCACGTCCTCAAGGTCGACCCCGACAAGGACCTCGTCGCGGGCGAGACGTTCGAGGACGTCTGTGCCACCGGAACCGACGCCATCGAAATCGGTGGGACGACGGGCATGACCAAAGGGAAGATGGAGACGGTCGTCGACGCCTGTGCGAAGTACGGCGTGCCGCTCTACCAGGAGCCGTCGAATCCGGCCGTCGTCATCGACGACGACGCCCTCGACGGCTACCTGATCCCGACGGTGTTCAACGCCGGCGACAGCTTCTGGGTCACCGGCGCCCACAAGGAGTGGGTGCGCATCGAGAACGGCCTCGACTGGAGTCGCACCCACACCGAGGCGTACATCGTCCTCAATCCCGAGTCGTCGGTCGCGGAGTACACCGACGCCGACTGCGACCAGTCGCCCGACGACGTGGCCGCCTACGCCGCCGTCGCGGAGAAGCTGTTCGGGCAGGAAATCGTCTACGTGGAGTACTCCGGCACGTTCGGCGATCCCGAGACGGTACAGGCCGCACAGGACGCGCTCGTCGACGCCACCCTCTTTTACGGTGGCGGCGTCGGCGACTACGACGCCGCCTACGAGATGGGCCAACACGCCGACGTCGTCGTGGTCGGCGACCTACTCCACGACGAGGGCTGTGACGCCGTCCGCGAGACGGTCGAGGGCGCCAAAGACGCCCACGAGTGATCAGGTCGACGCCGACCGGGACCGGGTCATCGCGCGCTCTCCGCCCTCGACGCCGCTCGCGTCCGCTTCGTCGTCCGCCAGCGCAGGTCGCGCGACGTTCCAGACGGCGAGACCGACGACGAGACCGTAGAACCGAACCGCGGCGGTGACGACGCGCCCGACGCCCGGCACCGGCGTCGTGGCGGCGGCGACGAGGAACGCGGCGACGCCCGACCCGATCACGGCGAGCGAGGCGAGCAGCCACGCGCGGAGCGTGGCGACCGAGAACACTCGACGGCGCAGCCGACCGACCGCGAACGCGTCGGTGGCATCGCCGGTGTCGGCGTACGCGGTCACCGCGACGGTCGAGGCGTAGCCACAGAGCGGGAGCAACGCCGCACCGAGGAGACCGACGCCGACGGCGCCTGCGAGGGAGGCGAGACCGGGGAGCCGACCGACCGCGCTCGGCCCGAAGCGCACGAGCGCCTCCCACTGGAGGAGCATCGACGCCGACGCCGCGCCGCGCGTGCCGACGGCGACGAGTGCCACCGCCGGGAGGTGGTACGCGGCGACGACTCCGGCGGTTCGCACGCCCGTCCCCGCCAGCGCCCGGAGGTCGGTGAACCGCGGTAGTGGGTCGTCGCCGGCGTCCGCCCGCAGAACGCGGACGGCGTACCCGCCGAGCAGGACGCCGGGAACGACGAGCGGGAGCGTCGCGACGAGCAGTGCGCCGACGAGGCCGATCCGTGGCCACGCCTCGGTGTCGAACGGCCATCGTGCCAACGCGTCGATGTCAGGTGTCACGTCTGCGCCGGGATGGCCGCGGGATCGGATATAAACTCTCGGCGACACCGGGATTTTTCTCGTCGCCGACGGAAGCGCGAACGATGGAGATCACCGACGTTCGCGTCGAACGTATCGAGGTACCGCTGGACCGGCCACTCGGCGTCTCGAACGACCGCTCGATGGACGTCCGGGGCGCGGCGTTCGTCGTCGTCGAGACGGACGCGGGCATCACGGGCGTCGGCGAGGGCGTCGGGCCCGAGTCCTCCATCGTCGAGCGCATCGTCGAGGAGAAGTACGCCCCGAAACTGATCGGCGAGGACCCCCTGGACATCGAGCGCCACTGGGCGTCGATGGTGACCGACACGGTGTACAAGGACCGGAAGGGGCAGGGCCTCTCGGCGGCCAGCGGGGTCGACATCGCGCTGTGGGACGTCGCGGGCAAACACCACGGCGTGCCCGTCTACCGGCTGCTGGGTGGACCCGTCGAGGGGTCGCTCAAACCCTACGCGAGCGACCTGTTCTGGCAGGACCCCGAGACGATGGCCGAGCGCGCCGGGTCGTACGTCGACCGCGGGTTCGCGGGCGTCAAGACCCACCTCGGCCGCGGCATCGACGCCGACGAGGAGCGGGTGGCGGCCATGCGCGACGCCATCGGCGACGCCGCGCTGATGGTGGACATGAACTGCGGGTACGACCGGCCCGACGCCCGTCGCGTCGGGAGGATGCTGGCGGAGTACGACGTCTACTGGTACGAGGAACCGCTCTCGCCGTACGACGTCGAGGGGCTGGCCGCCCTGCGCGACGAACTCGACGTGCCCATCGCGTCCGGCGAGAACGAGTACACGAAGTGGGGCTTTCACGACCTGTTCGAGGCGGACGCGGTCGATTACGCCATGCCCGACGTGATGCGGTGTGGCGGGATCACGGAGGCGAAGAAGGTCTGTGCGCTCGCGGAGACCTACGGCACGGTCGTCACCCCCCACTGTTTCACGACGGGCGTCGGCCTCGCGGCGACGATGCACGTGATGGCGGCGTCGCCGGCCTGCGAGTGGCTGGAGTTCGATCCGACCGACTTCCCGGTGTACGAGGCGCTGTTCGAGACGCCGCCGGAGCTGGCGGACGGCCGCATCGCCCTTCCCGAGGAACCGGGTCTCGGCGTCTCCCTCGACGAGGACGTGATCGGCGAGTACCGCGTCGGGTGAGCGACGGCGCGTCGTCGCTCACTCCAGCGACGGCACGTCACGGCTCGGCGAGCCGTCCACCGACCGGAAACGGTCGCGTTTAAGATGCGGGGTCCGATACGGATGCGTATGGAACACCGAACCCACGCGGCCGACGTCGCGGCCGGCGAGACGGCCACGGTCGCCGGCTGGGTCCACGAGATTCGGGACCTCGGCGGCATCGCCTTCCTGATCCTCCGTGACAGGACCGGCAAACTCCAGATCAAATTCGAGAAAGACGAGATGGACGACGGACTGGTGGAGACGGGACTCGGTGTCCACCGGGAGTCCGTCGTCTCCGTCACGGGTGCCGTCGAGGAGGAACCGCGAGCGCCGACGGGGCTGGAGATGGTTCCCGAGTCGGTCGACGTGCTCGCGGAGGCCGACCCCGAACTCCCGCTCGACCCCTCGGGGAAGGTCGACGCCGAACTCCCCACCCGGCTGGACAACCGGACCCTCGACCTCCGCAAGCCCGAGGTGAAGGCCATCTTCGAGATCCGCGGGGAGATCCTCCGAGCGGTTCGCGAGTACTTCCGCTCGGTCGGGTCGACGGAGATCAACACGCCGAAGATCGTCGCCACCGGGACGGAGGGCGGCACCGAACTCTTCCCGATCACCTACTTCGGCAAGGAGGCGTTCATGAACCAGTCGCCACAGCTGTTCAAACAGCTGATGGTCGGCAGCGGCCTGGAACGCGTCTTCGAGATCGGCCCCATCTTCCGCGCCGAGGAGCACAACACGCCCCGCCACCTCAACGAGGCGACGATGATCGACTTCGAGTCGGCGTTCGTCGACCACCACGAGGCGATGGACGTCTGTGAGGGGACGCTCAAGGCAGCCTACGAGGGCGTCGCCGAGAACTGCGCCGAGGAACTCGACCTGCTCGGCTACGACGACTTCGCGGTTCCCGAGGCGGCGTTCCCCCGGCTCACCTACGAGGAGGCCATCGAGCGGATCAACGCCACGGGCGAACTGGACGAACAGCTGGTCTGGGGCGACGACCTGCCGACCGAGGCCGAGAAGGCCCTCGGTTCGGACGTCGGCGGTCACTACTTCATCACCGACTGGCCCTCCGAGATCAAGCCGTTCTACATTCAGGACTACGACGACGACCCGCAGCTCTCGAAGGGGTTCGACCTGATGCACCCGCGGATGGAACTCGTCTCGGGCGGCCAGCGCGAACACCGCTACGACGAACTCGTCGCCGGCTTCGAACAGCAGGGACTCGACCCCGAGCAGTTCGACTACTACACCCGGATGTTCAAATACGGGATGCCGCCCCACGCCGGGTGGGCCTACGGCGTCGAGCGCCTCGTGATGACCATGCTGGATCTGGACAACATCCGGGAGGCCGTCATCTTCCCGCGAGACAGGCAGCGCCTGAGTCCGTAGATCGAACGTCCCCGGCGAGCGAAACGGAACGGCCGCGTTCCCGCGACGCCGCCGTTCGACGGGACTGCGTGACGGATCGTCCCGCCGCCGCGGCCGTTCCGACAGGGCTTAACGACTCGCCGTCCGTCGTCGGGGCATGAGCGAGCAGTCGCGGCGTGACGGCGCGACGGCGTTCGTCCCCGGCCACGTCACCGGGTTCTTCAGTCCGTACCCCCAGGACGACCCCGAACGGGCGGGGTCGCGCGGCGCGGGACTGACCCTCTCGGACGGCGTCCGCGTGACGGTGCGGCCGGCCGAGGGCCACGACGCCCCGCGGGTCGACCTCGACGGCGAGGCGATGTCGATGGCGGCCGTCGAGACGGTGCTGTCGGCGCTGGGGGTGGCCGACCGGGCGCGCGTCGTCGCGGCGAGCGACCCGCCCATCGGGACGGGGTTCGGCGTCTCCGGGGCGATGGCGCTCGGGGCGGCGCTCGCGGCGAACCGCGCCTTCGACTGCGCGCGGTCGACGAACGCGCTCGTGACGCTCGCCCACCGGGCCGAGGTGGTCGCGGGGACGGGTCTCGGCGACGTGGTGGCGCAGGCCCGCGGCGGCGTGCCGATCCGTCTCGATCCCGGCGCGCCGGCGCACGGGCGCCTCGACGGCGTGCCCGATCGGACGCGCGTCGAGTACCTCTCGCTCGGCGACCTCTCGACGGCCGACGTGCTCGCGGGAGACACCGACCGGCTGGCGGCCGCCGGCGAGGACGCCCTCTCGCGACTGCTCGACCGGCCGACGCTCCCGACCCTGCTCGACGAATCGCGGCGCTTCGCCGGCGAGACGGGGCTCGTGACCGACCGACTCGCGGAGATTCTGGCGGCCGTCGACGAGGTCGGCGGACGGGCCTCGATGGCGATGCTCGGGGAGACGGTGTTCGCGCTCGGAACGGGACTGACGGACGCCGGATACGACGCGTCGGTCTGCCGAACGCACGACGCCGGCGCGCACCTGGTGGACGAGAATCGGTAGCGTCCCGATCGATCGCGGAGGCAGGGCGGAACACCGCGTCAGGACGCGATGCGGGAACGGGCCGCGGCCCGGGTCGCGCTCATCGCCGGCGGCCGCCGACCCGGGACCCGCGGCTCACTCGAGGTCGAAGCGGTCGAGGGTCATCACCTTGTGCCACGCGTCCACGAAGTCGCTGACGAACTTCTCCTCGGCGTCGTCGGCGCCGTAGACGTCCGCGGTGGCGCGAAGGCGGGCGTTCGAGCCGAAGACGAGGTCGAACCGGGTGGCCTCCCACACGACGTCGCCGGTGTCGCGGTCGCGCCCCTCGAAGACTTCCTCGTCCTCCGAGACCGGCTCCCACTCGTAGTCCATGTCGAGCAGATTCACGAAGAAGTCGTTGGTCAGCGTCCCCGGTCGGTCGGTGAAGACGCCGCGGTCGGAGTCCTGGTAGGTCGCACCAAGCGCGCGCATGCCGCCGACCAGCACCGTCATCTCGGGCACCGACAGGTTCAGGAGGTGGGCCTTGTCGACCAGCCGCTCCTCGGGGGTCTCGTAGAGGTCGTCGTAGTCGCCACCGAGGTAGTTCCGGAAGCCGTCGGCCTTCGGTTCGAGGGGTTCGAAGGATTCGACGTCGGTCTGTGCCTGGGTGGCGTCCGTGCGACCCGGTTCGAACGGGACGTCCACGTCGTAACCGGCGTCCGCCGCCGCCTGCTCGACGGCGACGTTGCCGCCCAGAACGATCAGGTCGGCGAGCGACACCCGCACGTCGTCCGAGCGCGAACCGTTGAACTCCTCCTGAATCCCGTCGTAGGTCTCCAGAACCGTCTCCAGCTCCTCCGGCTCGTTCACGTCCCAGCTTCGCTGGGGTTCGAGGCGGACGCGCGCGCCGTTCGCACCGCCGCGCTTGTCGCTATCGCGGTACGTCGACGCCGACGCCCAGGCGGTCTTGACGAGCTGAGAGCGGGTGAGGTCCGAGTCGAGGATCGCCTCCTCGAGGTGGGCGACCTCCTCCTCGCCGACGAGGTCGTAGTCGGCGTCCGGGATCGGGTCCTGCCAGATCATCGTCTCGTCGGGGACCTCCGGACCGAGGAATCGCTCGGGTGGGCCCATGTCGCGGTGGATGAGCTTGTACCACGCCCTCGCGAACGCCTCCTGGAACTCGTCCGGATGCTCCTGGAAGCGCTCCAGGATCTCCCGGTAGTCGGGGTCGTGCTTCAGGGCGACGTCCGTCGTCAGCATCATCGGCTGTTGCGTCTCCGACGGGTCGAACGCGCCCGGCGCCTGCTCGATTTCCTCCTCGTTCTCGGGGCGCCACTGCCACGCACCGCCGGGACCCTTGTGGGGCTCCCACTCGTGAGTGAGCAGGTTGTCGACGTAGCCCATGTCCCACTGGGTCGGCGTGGCGTTCCAGGGGCCCTCGATACCGCTGGTGATCATCCCGGCCTTCTCGCCGAGCTCCTCGAAGTCGTGCTTCCAGCCGAGGCCCTGTTCCTCGATGGGTGCCGCCTCCGGCTCGGGACCGAGGTTCTCGTCGGGGTCGTCGGCGCCGTGGACTTTCCCGAACGTGTGACCGCCGGCGATGAGCGCGACCGTCTCCTCGTCGTTCATCGCCATCCGGCTGAACTCCTCGCGGATGTTCTTCGCGGAGCCTTCGAGGTCCGGCTCACCGTACGGCCCCTCGGGATTCACGTAGATGAGGCCCATCACGGTGTTCGCGAGCGGGTCCTTGAGGTTGCCGACCTCTCCCTCCTCGAAGCGCTCGGGCGAGGTCGTCTCCCACTCTTCCTCGGGTCCCCACTCGACGGCCTCGTTGGACTTGAACTCGTCCTCGCGGCCGCCGGCGAAGCCGAACGTCTCGAAGCCCATCGACTCCAGCGCGACGTTCCCGGCGAGGACGATCAGGTCGGCCCACGAGAGCTTGCGACCGTACTTCTGCTTGACCGGCTGGAGCAGGCGGCGAGCCTTGTCGAGGTTCACGTTGTCCGGCCAGCTGCTCTCCGGCGGGAGGCGCTGGAGGCCACCGGACGCACCGGCGCGGCCGTCGAGGTTGCGATACGTCCCGGCGCTGTGCCACGCCATCCGGATGAACAGCGGCCCGTAGTGACCGTAGTCGGCCGGCCACCACTCCTGGGGGGTCGTCATGACATCCTCGATGTCCGCTTTCACCTCGTCGAGGTCGAGATTCTCGAACTCCTCGGCGTAGTCGAAGTCCTCGTCCAGCGGACCCACGTCACGGACGTTGTCGTCGAGGATACTCAGGTTCAACAGGTTCGGCCACCAGTCCTGATTGGACTTGGTCATCACCGTCCAGTTGCGGCTTTCGCATATTAAGATTGTCTGATTCGGAAACGAAGTTTCGTGGTCGCCCAAGCTATCTCTCGCATTTGTGAAGTTTTGTCAAGGGGTTGCGCAGCCGGATTCGGCGTGGCCTCGGCGACGAGTACGGGATGACGACCGGGATGTGGGCGGATTCGGACGAGGGAAAGTCTGAAGCCACTCGTTTACAGACGTATACATATGGGAACCAAGAACGTCCGACTGGACGACGACGTGTACGAGCGGGTGAAAGCCCACAAGCGGGAGGACGAGACGTTTTCGGACGCCGTCGCTCGCCTCATCGAGGACGTGTCCCTCCTCGATCTCGTCGACGAGAGCGCTGAGTACGACGCGGAGCGGGCGGCAGCGCAGAAGGCCACGCTGAAGCGGACGGCGCGCGCGGACGCCGAGTCGGCCGCAGGGCTCGACGAGAAGGGTTCGTAGCACGGGATGATCCTCGATACGAACTTTCTGATAGACCTAGACAACGACC encodes the following:
- a CDS encoding PASTA domain-containing protein; its protein translation is MPGDDFRFTTELTALDTSKLDRTEKRAVEGLYRTKEYLDTELRERLLEVESERDLFRTRVDRLQAERDALRDRLDGLEAERGTVAPDRLVASLGDAFTSARDDLSEADYAIGRIEVDLKANVVGGGDGPQFQLPDLAESVDRETLSTLRFDLRPTTRDDAATYDPIPDVRDRSLDEAREAVRRAGFTVGEVTTEPGDADDVVIDQFPSPRSVAEPGTAVDLTVSERREIDVPAVIGNDLDDAVAALSAAGLSVGEVDAETRDEPADAVVGQTPAAGESVPAGTAVDLTVSVGPASDSDTDAGSADGRDEEGGGAGPDLQAVDGIGPTYADRLRAAGVTDLPTLLDRDPDEVAEITRASTNRVETWFDHAKRLLEGE
- a CDS encoding DNA topoisomerase I, producing the protein MKRGPELIITEKDNAARRIADILSGGSAEAERMNGVNVYEWGGKRCIGLSGHVVGVDFPPEYSDWRDVEPVELVTAEVEKRPTQENIVAALRRLARDASRIHIATDYDREGELIGKEAYELVREVNEEAPVDRVRFSSITDREVTEAFADPDDLDFDLAAAGEARQIIDLMWGASLTRFLSLSARQLGDDFISVGRVQGPTLKLIVDREREIDAFDPEDYWELFADLAKDSETFEAQYFYLDSDDTEAERVWEEDRAEAVDAVLSAAETATVEEVRRRTRTDEPPAPFNTTQFIRAASGIGYSAQRAMSIAEDLYTAGYITYPRTDNTVYPEDLDPRELLDALSAGSRFGDDAASLLDADDIEPTAGDEETTDHPPIHPTDELPSPSDLSEDEWEVYELVVRHFLATVAEAATWEHLRVVAGIAGGSETLSLKANGKRLVDPGYHAVYPYRSTSENYVPDVSEGEELAVKETRLEAKQTQPPRRYGQSRLIETMEDMGIGTKATRHDVIQKLYDRGYIEGDPPRPTRLARGVVEASEEFADLIVSEEMTAQLEADMQAIARGEATLDEVTDESREILAEVFDRLTDSREALGDHLRESLKADKTVGPCPECGADLVIRRSRGGSYFVGCDGYPDCEFTLPLPSTGKPILLDEVCGEHGLHDVKMLAGRKTFVHGCPLCAAEAADEEPDLIVGPCPECGDDEGGELAVKRLRSGGRLVGCTRYPDCEYSLPMPRRGAAELTDDVCDEHDLPGLRITYEDSDREPWELGCPICNYREYQARQEGTELETIDGIGEKTAEKLKAAGVEDVSGLKAAEPDALANEIDGVGEDTVRDWQADAD
- a CDS encoding phosphoglycerol geranylgeranyltransferase, giving the protein MNTPWDEWDHVLKVDPDKDLVAGETFEDVCATGTDAIEIGGTTGMTKGKMETVVDACAKYGVPLYQEPSNPAVVIDDDALDGYLIPTVFNAGDSFWVTGAHKEWVRIENGLDWSRTHTEAYIVLNPESSVAEYTDADCDQSPDDVAAYAAVAEKLFGQEIVYVEYSGTFGDPETVQAAQDALVDATLFYGGGVGDYDAAYEMGQHADVVVVGDLLHDEGCDAVRETVEGAKDAHE
- a CDS encoding DUF4013 domain-containing protein — its product is MTPDIDALARWPFDTEAWPRIGLVGALLVATLPLVVPGVLLGGYAVRVLRADAGDDPLPRFTDLRALAGTGVRTAGVVAAYHLPAVALVAVGTRGAASASMLLQWEALVRFGPSAVGRLPGLASLAGAVGVGLLGAALLPLCGYASTVAVTAYADTGDATDAFAVGRLRRRVFSVATLRAWLLASLAVIGSGVAAFLVAAATTPVPGVGRVVTAAVRFYGLVVGLAVWNVARPALADDEADASGVEGGERAMTRSRSAST
- a CDS encoding mandelate racemase/muconate lactonizing enzyme family protein, producing the protein MEITDVRVERIEVPLDRPLGVSNDRSMDVRGAAFVVVETDAGITGVGEGVGPESSIVERIVEEKYAPKLIGEDPLDIERHWASMVTDTVYKDRKGQGLSAASGVDIALWDVAGKHHGVPVYRLLGGPVEGSLKPYASDLFWQDPETMAERAGSYVDRGFAGVKTHLGRGIDADEERVAAMRDAIGDAALMVDMNCGYDRPDARRVGRMLAEYDVYWYEEPLSPYDVEGLAALRDELDVPIASGENEYTKWGFHDLFEADAVDYAMPDVMRCGGITEAKKVCALAETYGTVVTPHCFTTGVGLAATMHVMAASPACEWLEFDPTDFPVYEALFETPPELADGRIALPEEPGLGVSLDEDVIGEYRVG
- the aspS gene encoding aspartate--tRNA(Asn) ligase, which codes for MEHRTHAADVAAGETATVAGWVHEIRDLGGIAFLILRDRTGKLQIKFEKDEMDDGLVETGLGVHRESVVSVTGAVEEEPRAPTGLEMVPESVDVLAEADPELPLDPSGKVDAELPTRLDNRTLDLRKPEVKAIFEIRGEILRAVREYFRSVGSTEINTPKIVATGTEGGTELFPITYFGKEAFMNQSPQLFKQLMVGSGLERVFEIGPIFRAEEHNTPRHLNEATMIDFESAFVDHHEAMDVCEGTLKAAYEGVAENCAEELDLLGYDDFAVPEAAFPRLTYEEAIERINATGELDEQLVWGDDLPTEAEKALGSDVGGHYFITDWPSEIKPFYIQDYDDDPQLSKGFDLMHPRMELVSGGQREHRYDELVAGFEQQGLDPEQFDYYTRMFKYGMPPHAGWAYGVERLVMTMLDLDNIREAVIFPRDRQRLSP
- a CDS encoding pantoate kinase encodes the protein MSEQSRRDGATAFVPGHVTGFFSPYPQDDPERAGSRGAGLTLSDGVRVTVRPAEGHDAPRVDLDGEAMSMAAVETVLSALGVADRARVVAASDPPIGTGFGVSGAMALGAALAANRAFDCARSTNALVTLAHRAEVVAGTGLGDVVAQARGGVPIRLDPGAPAHGRLDGVPDRTRVEYLSLGDLSTADVLAGDTDRLAAAGEDALSRLLDRPTLPTLLDESRRFAGETGLVTDRLAEILAAVDEVGGRASMAMLGETVFALGTGLTDAGYDASVCRTHDAGAHLVDENR
- the katG gene encoding catalase/peroxidase HPI, giving the protein MTKSNQDWWPNLLNLSILDDNVRDVGPLDEDFDYAEEFENLDLDEVKADIEDVMTTPQEWWPADYGHYGPLFIRMAWHSAGTYRNLDGRAGASGGLQRLPPESSWPDNVNLDKARRLLQPVKQKYGRKLSWADLIVLAGNVALESMGFETFGFAGGREDEFKSNEAVEWGPEEEWETTSPERFEEGEVGNLKDPLANTVMGLIYVNPEGPYGEPDLEGSAKNIREEFSRMAMNDEETVALIAGGHTFGKVHGADDPDENLGPEPEAAPIEEQGLGWKHDFEELGEKAGMITSGIEGPWNATPTQWDMGYVDNLLTHEWEPHKGPGGAWQWRPENEEEIEQAPGAFDPSETQQPMMLTTDVALKHDPDYREILERFQEHPDEFQEAFARAWYKLIHRDMGPPERFLGPEVPDETMIWQDPIPDADYDLVGEEEVAHLEEAILDSDLTRSQLVKTAWASASTYRDSDKRGGANGARVRLEPQRSWDVNEPEELETVLETYDGIQEEFNGSRSDDVRVSLADLIVLGGNVAVEQAAADAGYDVDVPFEPGRTDATQAQTDVESFEPLEPKADGFRNYLGGDYDDLYETPEERLVDKAHLLNLSVPEMTVLVGGMRALGATYQDSDRGVFTDRPGTLTNDFFVNLLDMDYEWEPVSEDEEVFEGRDRDTGDVVWEATRFDLVFGSNARLRATADVYGADDAEEKFVSDFVDAWHKVMTLDRFDLE
- a CDS encoding antitoxin VapB family protein; translated protein: MGTKNVRLDDDVYERVKAHKREDETFSDAVARLIEDVSLLDLVDESAEYDAERAAAQKATLKRTARADAESAAGLDEKGS